One window of Microbacterium sediminis genomic DNA carries:
- a CDS encoding DUF3710 domain-containing protein, which translates to MEAEEVAYDPTAKSAPADRAQNGPFDESEANPVRPYIDLGGLKVLPREGLNLRLEVEDKSKRIVAIGLDYAGSTLQVQPFAAPRTTGLWGETREQIREQVRQQGGRVEERGGPFGPELLAEVPTADASGGSSMRLARFVGVDGPRWFLRGVIGGAAASDPAAAEQVEDLFRSLVVVRGGNPMPPRDLIPLKMPQAPGTA; encoded by the coding sequence ATCGAGGCCGAAGAGGTCGCATACGACCCCACCGCCAAGTCGGCCCCCGCAGACCGCGCGCAGAACGGACCCTTCGACGAGTCCGAGGCCAACCCGGTGCGCCCCTACATCGACCTGGGCGGCCTCAAGGTGCTCCCGCGCGAGGGCCTGAACCTGCGCCTCGAGGTCGAGGACAAGTCCAAGCGCATCGTGGCGATCGGCCTGGACTACGCGGGATCCACGCTCCAGGTGCAGCCGTTCGCCGCGCCGCGCACCACCGGCCTGTGGGGCGAGACGCGCGAGCAGATCCGCGAGCAGGTGCGTCAGCAGGGCGGCCGCGTCGAGGAGCGGGGCGGCCCCTTCGGCCCCGAGCTGCTCGCCGAGGTGCCCACCGCCGACGCGTCGGGCGGATCGTCGATGCGCCTGGCCCGCTTCGTCGGCGTCGACGGCCCCCGCTGGTTCCTGCGCGGCGTGATCGGCGGCGCGGCGGCGAGCGACCCGGCGGCGGCCGAGCAGGTCGAGGACCTGTTCCGCTCGCTGGTGGTCGTCCGCGGCGGCAACCCGATGCCCCCGCGCGATCTCATCCCGCTGAAGATGCCGCAGGCCCCGGGCACGGCGTGA
- a CDS encoding helix-turn-helix domain-containing protein encodes MPIRISIDRMLAERGMSVGDFAQAIGITPANVAVLKNGRAKAVRFSTLDAICRVLDCQPGDILHYED; translated from the coding sequence ATGCCGATCCGCATCTCCATCGACCGCATGCTCGCGGAGCGTGGCATGAGCGTCGGCGATTTCGCCCAGGCGATCGGCATCACGCCGGCGAACGTCGCGGTGCTCAAGAACGGGCGGGCGAAGGCCGTGCGGTTCTCGACCCTCGATGCGATCTGCCGGGTGCTCGACTGCCAGCCCGGCGACATCCTGCACTACGAGGACTGA
- the sepH gene encoding septation protein SepH, producing MDQLTVIGSEDGAIVLANESGQRFTVAVDDVLRSEIRKAGAVSRPARRTSASPREIQMHIRAGMSAEEVAELLGADLDDVRRFEGPVIAEREHIVNQALAVPVLIGSELDGDPNPTFGVAIRAKLADLHASGERWTSWKDESGWVIKLEFTANEVDHDARWSFEPRRSALAPLNGDATQLSRQGPLPEGLIPRLRALDVPTKDDTRFDTDAFGPRRLPEPEPEVPAEAPAATVSALRGTSSSEARDGATRRAPEDRATSPETADLLEALRRRRGQREAAPMSDLDESVARHPSRNGAPVALFDAMDEQPPVITEAPEPEPDPEPEQSRRRGRAAMPSWDEIVFGARSDD from the coding sequence ATGGATCAGCTCACGGTCATCGGATCGGAGGACGGTGCGATCGTCCTCGCGAACGAATCGGGCCAGCGCTTCACGGTCGCCGTCGACGACGTGCTGCGCTCGGAGATCCGCAAGGCGGGCGCCGTCTCGCGCCCGGCCCGCCGCACGTCGGCGAGCCCGCGCGAGATCCAGATGCATATCCGGGCCGGCATGTCGGCCGAGGAGGTCGCCGAGCTGCTCGGCGCCGATCTGGACGACGTCCGCCGCTTCGAGGGTCCCGTCATCGCCGAACGCGAGCACATCGTCAACCAGGCCCTCGCCGTGCCCGTGCTCATCGGCAGCGAGCTTGACGGCGACCCGAACCCCACGTTCGGGGTGGCCATCCGCGCCAAGCTCGCGGATCTGCACGCCTCGGGCGAGCGCTGGACCAGCTGGAAGGACGAGTCCGGCTGGGTGATCAAGCTGGAGTTCACGGCGAACGAGGTCGACCACGACGCCCGCTGGTCGTTCGAGCCCCGCCGCAGCGCGCTCGCGCCCCTGAACGGCGACGCCACGCAGCTGTCGCGGCAGGGTCCGCTGCCCGAGGGCCTCATTCCCCGTCTGCGCGCGCTCGACGTGCCTACGAAGGACGACACCCGCTTCGACACCGACGCGTTCGGCCCGCGCCGCCTGCCCGAGCCGGAGCCCGAAGTCCCGGCCGAGGCGCCCGCCGCCACGGTGAGCGCGCTGCGCGGCACCTCGAGCTCCGAGGCCCGCGACGGCGCGACCCGCCGTGCGCCGGAGGACCGGGCCACGTCGCCGGAGACCGCCGATCTGCTCGAGGCCCTGCGCCGCCGCCGCGGTCAGCGCGAGGCCGCCCCGATGAGCGACCTCGACGAGAGCGTCGCCCGTCACCCCTCGCGCAACGGCGCGCCGGTCGCCCTGTTCGACGCGATGGACGAGCAGCCGCCCGTGATCACCGAGGCCCCCGAGCCCGAGCCGGACCCCGAGCCCGAGCAGTCCCGCCGCCGTGGCCGCGCCGCCATGCCGTCCTGGGACGAGATCGTCTTCGGCGCCCGCAGCGACGACTGA
- a CDS encoding IS481 family transposase produces the protein MTHANAPLTPEGRRRLASAIVDAGWTIRRAAERFNCSPATASKWAKRYAAGEPLTDRSSRPVSSPHQLPRRTERRIIALRFTRRWGPHRIAYHLRLARSTVGRVLARYGMPLLKHLDRFTGLPVRKPKPIRYEASRPGELVHVDIKKQGRIPEGGGHRALGRTAGNRDRQRGVGYAFVHNAIDDHSRLAYSEILDDERKETAAAFWIRARAFFADAGITVTAVMTDNGACYRSHAFRDALGDGVKHRRTRPYRPQTNGKVERLNRTAEEEWAYARFYPNEAARVAAFPAWLHHYNHHRPHTALGGQTPASRVHNLTGNYT, from the coding sequence GTGACTCACGCTAACGCGCCCTTGACGCCGGAAGGGCGTCGTCGCCTCGCATCCGCGATCGTCGATGCCGGTTGGACGATCCGGCGGGCAGCGGAACGGTTCAACTGCTCGCCCGCGACCGCGTCGAAGTGGGCCAAACGCTACGCCGCGGGCGAGCCGCTCACCGACAGGTCGTCACGGCCGGTGTCGTCGCCGCATCAGTTGCCACGGCGCACGGAGCGGCGGATCATCGCGTTGCGGTTCACCCGCCGTTGGGGGCCTCACCGGATCGCGTATCACCTGCGCCTGGCTCGCTCGACGGTCGGGCGGGTCCTGGCCCGCTACGGGATGCCGTTGCTCAAGCACCTGGACCGGTTCACCGGACTGCCGGTCCGCAAGCCCAAACCGATCCGTTACGAGGCGTCGCGGCCGGGCGAGCTGGTCCATGTCGACATCAAGAAGCAGGGGCGCATCCCCGAAGGCGGCGGGCACCGCGCCCTCGGCCGGACAGCAGGCAACCGGGACCGACAGCGCGGTGTCGGCTACGCGTTTGTCCACAACGCGATCGACGACCACTCCCGGTTGGCGTATTCCGAGATCCTCGATGACGAGCGCAAGGAGACGGCTGCAGCGTTCTGGATCCGCGCCCGCGCGTTCTTCGCGGATGCGGGGATCACGGTCACCGCGGTGATGACGGACAACGGCGCCTGCTACCGCTCACATGCCTTCCGAGACGCGCTCGGCGACGGCGTGAAGCACCGGCGGACCCGGCCCTACCGGCCGCAGACGAATGGGAAGGTTGAGCGCCTCAACCGCACCGCCGAAGAGGAATGGGCCTACGCCCGCTTCTACCCCAACGAAGCCGCCCGCGTCGCCGCGTTCCCGGCCTGGTTGCATCACTACAATCACCACCGACCCCACACCGCCCTCGGCGGCCAGACCCCGGCCTCACGCGTTCACAACCTCACGGGGAACTACACCTAG
- a CDS encoding DUF3093 family protein, whose translation MQNTSTPSRPIATYRERLSPSLWLLGGAAVVAPMAALVFVQIDRALSLAIGVVVAVAVIAVLVGSAPVVEVRGTTLRAGRAHIDASYLGEPIPLTGEQARTARGRDLDPHGWYLIRGGIDGLVVVPNTDGDDPVTSWTISTRTPDRLAAAIAHARRAS comes from the coding sequence ATGCAGAACACATCCACACCCAGCCGCCCGATCGCCACGTATCGGGAGCGGCTCTCGCCCTCGCTGTGGCTGCTCGGCGGGGCGGCCGTCGTCGCGCCGATGGCGGCGCTCGTGTTCGTGCAGATCGACCGCGCGCTGTCGCTGGCGATCGGCGTCGTCGTGGCGGTCGCGGTGATCGCCGTTCTCGTCGGTTCCGCACCCGTCGTCGAGGTCCGCGGCACCACGCTGCGCGCGGGCCGGGCTCACATCGATGCGAGCTACCTCGGCGAGCCGATCCCCCTCACCGGCGAGCAGGCGCGCACCGCGCGCGGCCGGGACCTCGACCCGCACGGCTGGTACCTCATCCGCGGCGGCATCGACGGCCTCGTGGTGGTGCCCAACACCGACGGCGACGACCCCGTCACGTCGTGGACGATCTCCACGCGCACGCCCGACCGCCTCGCCGCGGCGATCGCCCACGCGCGCCGCGCGTCCTGA
- the dxs gene encoding 1-deoxy-D-xylulose-5-phosphate synthase: MSLLEGISGPRDLDALSTEQLEQLAAEIREFLIANVARTGGHLGPNLGVVELTIALHRVFDSPNDPIIFDTGHQSYVHKLLTGRQDFENLRSRGGLAGYPQRSESPHDVVESSHASSSLSWADGISRAFTRTGRSDRHVVAVVGDGALTGGMTWEALNNITDDNDRNLVIVVNDNGRSYAPTIGGMARYLNRVRTGEMYRDLESKSGRLADRLLGRVGRALYRGVRGGTRGFLSRLTNNRALYSQLDIKYLGPVDGHDVKAMVETLELARSYGAPVIVHAITEKGRGYQPARDDIADQFHAVGRIDPQTGEPVSSSSALSWTDVFAEELVAVGESRPEVIAMTAAMLRPTGLGPFAERFPDRVYDVGIAEQHAVASAAGLAYGGLHPVVALYSTFLNRAFDQVLMDVALHRAGVTFVLDRAGVTGPDGPSHHGMWDLALLHIVPTIRIAAPRDAERLREELREAVAIDDAPTVIRFPKGGVADAIPAIERLRDGVDVLARGRTEDVLIVGIGPFAQLGLDVARRLEAQGIGATVVDPRWVVPVPESIVELSARHRLVITLEDGLRVGGIGTRVRQVLREAGIDTAVDELGLPDAFLDHASREEILEDAGLTPAKIAHDVVAQVLGTRIPVARPEGARGLPTVTGPIERSRRH, translated from the coding sequence ATGAGTCTTCTCGAGGGAATCAGTGGTCCGCGCGACCTCGACGCCCTGTCGACGGAGCAGCTGGAGCAGCTCGCCGCGGAGATCCGCGAGTTCCTCATCGCGAACGTCGCCCGCACGGGCGGCCACCTCGGACCCAACCTCGGCGTCGTCGAGCTGACGATCGCCCTGCACCGGGTGTTCGATTCACCCAACGACCCGATCATCTTCGACACGGGCCACCAGTCGTACGTGCACAAGCTGCTCACCGGCCGCCAGGACTTCGAGAACCTGCGCAGCCGCGGCGGCCTCGCGGGCTACCCGCAGCGCTCCGAGAGCCCGCACGACGTCGTCGAGTCGTCGCACGCGTCGAGCTCGCTCAGCTGGGCCGACGGCATCTCGCGCGCCTTCACGCGCACGGGCCGCTCGGACCGCCACGTCGTGGCCGTCGTGGGCGACGGCGCCCTCACGGGCGGCATGACGTGGGAGGCCCTCAACAACATCACCGACGACAACGATCGCAACCTCGTGATCGTCGTCAACGACAACGGCCGCTCCTACGCGCCCACGATCGGCGGCATGGCGCGCTACCTCAACCGCGTGCGCACGGGCGAGATGTACCGCGACCTCGAGTCGAAGTCGGGACGCCTGGCCGATCGGCTGCTGGGGCGCGTGGGCCGCGCGCTGTACCGCGGCGTGCGCGGCGGCACGCGCGGCTTCCTGTCGCGGCTGACCAACAACCGCGCGCTCTACTCGCAGCTCGACATCAAGTACCTCGGGCCGGTCGACGGCCACGACGTGAAGGCGATGGTCGAGACGCTCGAGCTGGCCAGGTCGTATGGCGCCCCCGTGATCGTGCACGCGATCACGGAGAAGGGCCGCGGCTACCAGCCCGCCCGCGACGACATCGCCGATCAGTTCCACGCCGTGGGGCGCATCGACCCGCAGACGGGCGAGCCCGTCTCGTCGTCGTCCGCGCTGTCGTGGACCGACGTCTTCGCCGAGGAGCTCGTGGCGGTCGGCGAGAGCCGCCCCGAGGTGATCGCGATGACGGCGGCCATGCTCCGCCCCACCGGCCTCGGGCCGTTCGCCGAGCGGTTCCCCGACCGCGTGTACGACGTCGGCATCGCCGAGCAGCACGCGGTGGCCTCGGCCGCCGGCCTGGCCTACGGTGGCCTGCACCCCGTGGTCGCGCTGTACTCGACGTTCCTCAACCGCGCCTTCGACCAGGTGCTCATGGATGTCGCCCTGCACCGCGCGGGCGTGACCTTCGTGCTGGACCGCGCCGGCGTCACCGGGCCGGACGGCCCCAGCCATCACGGCATGTGGGATCTGGCTCTGCTGCACATCGTTCCCACCATCCGGATCGCGGCCCCGCGCGACGCGGAGCGCCTGCGCGAGGAGCTGCGCGAGGCGGTGGCGATCGACGACGCCCCCACGGTGATCCGCTTCCCGAAGGGCGGGGTCGCCGACGCGATCCCCGCGATCGAGCGGCTGCGCGACGGCGTCGATGTGCTCGCGCGCGGGCGCACCGAGGACGTGCTCATCGTGGGCATCGGCCCGTTCGCCCAGCTGGGCCTCGACGTGGCGCGGCGCCTGGAGGCGCAGGGGATCGGTGCCACCGTGGTCGACCCGCGGTGGGTGGTGCCGGTGCCCGAGTCGATCGTCGAGCTCTCGGCGCGTCACCGACTCGTGATCACGCTGGAGGACGGCCTGCGCGTGGGTGGCATCGGCACGCGCGTGCGCCAGGTGCTGCGCGAGGCGGGGATCGACACGGCCGTGGACGAGCTCGGCCTGCCCGACGCGTTCCTCGACCACGCCTCGCGTGAGGAGATCCTCGAGGACGCCGGCCTCACGCCGGCGAAGATCGCCCACGACGTGGTCGCGCAGGTGCTGGGCACCCGCATCCCCGTGGCCCGGCCGGAGGGTGCCCGCGGCCTCCCGACCGTCACCGGCCCGATCGAGCGCTCGCGCCGGCACTGA
- the dut gene encoding dUTP diphosphatase: MTETVDVPIVAPVIPAYAHPDDAGADLVAAEAVRLEPGERALVGTGVRIALPAGHAAFVVPRSGLAAKHGITIVNAPGTIDAGYRGEIKVALLNTDAREAYEVAVGDRIAQLIVMPVPQARFLPVEELPESGRGEGGFGSTGYQSTGESK; the protein is encoded by the coding sequence GTGACCGAAACCGTGGACGTGCCCATTGTCGCACCCGTGATCCCGGCGTACGCCCACCCCGACGATGCGGGGGCCGATCTGGTCGCCGCCGAGGCCGTGCGCCTCGAGCCGGGGGAGCGCGCGCTTGTCGGTACCGGCGTGCGCATCGCGCTGCCGGCCGGTCACGCCGCCTTCGTGGTGCCCCGCAGCGGCCTGGCGGCCAAGCACGGCATCACCATCGTCAACGCGCCCGGCACGATCGACGCCGGATATCGGGGCGAGATCAAGGTCGCGCTGCTGAACACCGACGCCCGCGAGGCCTACGAGGTGGCGGTGGGCGATCGGATCGCGCAGCTCATCGTCATGCCCGTGCCGCAGGCGCGCTTCCTCCCCGTCGAGGAGCTGCCCGAGAGCGGCCGCGGCGAGGGTGGATTCGGCTCGACCGGCTACCAGTCGACAGGAGAGAGCAAGTGA
- a CDS encoding DUF4193 domain-containing protein — protein MATDYDAPRKSEDDSNESIEALKAARNNPQPGSADSEDSDNPGFELGGADLSNVELDVVVLPPQEDEFTCMNCFLVKHRSQLAEEGPNGPICKDCAA, from the coding sequence ATGGCAACCGACTACGACGCCCCTCGCAAGTCCGAAGACGACAGCAACGAGTCGATCGAGGCACTGAAGGCGGCGCGGAACAATCCCCAGCCCGGGTCGGCTGACAGCGAGGACTCCGACAACCCCGGCTTCGAGCTCGGCGGCGCCGACCTCTCGAACGTCGAGCTCGACGTGGTGGTCCTCCCGCCGCAGGAAGACGAGTTCACCTGCATGAACTGCTTCCTCGTGAAGCACCGCTCGCAGCTCGCCGAGGAAGGCCCCAACGGCCCGATCTGCAAGGACTGCGCAGCCTGA
- a CDS encoding DUF2975 domain-containing protein, with protein MDQRLPRPSLALVAITQALLGALFLVGLGAIAVLPGLAESTAVALPEYAELRVPLLAVAMALTMLGLVALAMIALLVHRIRGGSILTRSSLLWVDVFIGTLSCGAALVATGAVVISNGQAGSPFLALVEATAFLLLLALAGITLVLRSLLRHAMLLRTELDEVV; from the coding sequence ATGGATCAGCGTCTGCCTCGCCCCTCGCTCGCCCTCGTCGCGATCACCCAGGCGCTTCTGGGCGCGCTGTTCCTCGTCGGGCTCGGCGCGATCGCGGTCCTGCCCGGCCTCGCCGAGAGCACGGCGGTGGCCCTGCCGGAGTATGCGGAGCTGCGCGTTCCGCTCCTGGCCGTGGCGATGGCGCTGACGATGCTCGGCCTGGTCGCGCTCGCCATGATCGCCCTGCTCGTGCATCGCATTCGCGGCGGGAGCATCCTCACCCGTTCCTCGCTGCTGTGGGTCGACGTGTTCATCGGCACCCTCTCGTGCGGCGCCGCCCTCGTCGCCACGGGGGCGGTCGTGATCAGCAACGGCCAGGCCGGCAGCCCGTTCCTCGCCCTCGTCGAGGCGACGGCCTTCCTCCTCCTCCTCGCGCTGGCCGGCATCACCCTCGTGCTGCGGTCGCTGCTGCGGCACGCGATGCTCCTGCGCACCGAGCTCGACGAGGTCGTGTGA
- a CDS encoding aconitate hydratase, which yields MSTVNSFGAKSTLTVGSTDYEIYRIDAVEGYESLPFSLKILLENLLRTEDGANITKEQISALGSWDAAAEPSTEIQFTPARVVMQDFTGVPCIVDLATMREAVTALGGDANKINPLSPAEMVIDHSVIADLFGTENALERNVEIEYERNGERYQFLRWGQTAFQDFKVVPPGTGIVHQVNIEHLAKVVYDREVNGVLRAYPDTCVGTDSHTTMVNGLGVLGWGVGGIEAEAAMLGQPVSMLIPRVVGFKLTGDIPAGVTATDVVLTITDMLRKHGVVGKFVEFYGEGVASVPLANRATIGNMSPEFGSTAAMFPIDDVTLDYLRLTGRDEQTVALVEAYAKEQHLWHDPSRELVFSEYMELDLSTVVPSIAGPKRPQDRILLSEAKSQFEKDIVSYASIPEDSVEVEGTFPASDPGTTPGVEREHMPSNGVSHQHDEEHTHQHVESTLVASGAPHIASKPVKVTTPEGESYLLDNGAVTLAAITSCTNTSNPSVMIAAGLLARKAREKGLKRKPWVKTTLGPGSKVVTDYYEKSGLDKDLEGLGFYTVGYGCTICIGNSGPLIDEVSAAINENDLAVTAVLSGNRNFEGRISPDVKMNYLASPPLVVAYALAGSMNFDFETDPLGTDADGNDVFLKDVWPSPDEVQEIIDSSISRDQFIKQYATVFDGDERWKNLPTPSGPVFEWDENSTYVRKAPYFDGMTMELTPVTDITGARVLATLGDSVTTDHISPAGSIKAGTPAAQYLMEHGVAQRDFNSYGSRRGNHEVMIRGTFANIRLKNALVKAVNDGQQIEGGFTRDFTQPEGPQAYIYDASQNYQAQDIPLVIFGGKEYGSGSSRDWAAKGTRLLGVKAVITESFERIHRSNLIGMGVVPLQFPAGESWESLGLDGTEIVSIHGLEQLNEGITPKTVRVTAEPSEHSPAGKQTIEFDAVVRIDTPGEADYYRNGGILQYVLRSLV from the coding sequence GTGTCCACGGTGAACAGCTTCGGTGCGAAGAGCACCCTGACGGTCGGCAGCACCGACTACGAGATCTACCGCATCGATGCGGTCGAGGGTTACGAGTCGCTGCCGTTCAGCCTCAAGATCCTCCTGGAGAACCTGCTCCGCACCGAGGATGGCGCGAACATCACCAAGGAGCAGATCAGCGCGCTCGGCTCGTGGGATGCCGCGGCCGAGCCGAGCACCGAGATCCAGTTCACGCCGGCTCGCGTCGTGATGCAGGACTTCACGGGCGTGCCCTGCATCGTCGACCTCGCCACCATGCGCGAGGCGGTCACGGCGCTGGGCGGCGACGCCAACAAGATCAACCCGCTCTCGCCGGCCGAGATGGTCATCGACCACTCGGTCATCGCCGACCTGTTCGGCACCGAGAACGCGCTCGAGCGCAACGTCGAGATCGAGTACGAGCGCAACGGCGAGCGCTACCAGTTCCTCCGCTGGGGCCAGACGGCGTTCCAGGACTTCAAGGTCGTGCCCCCGGGCACGGGCATCGTCCACCAGGTCAACATCGAGCACCTGGCCAAGGTCGTCTACGACCGCGAGGTGAACGGCGTGCTGCGCGCCTACCCCGACACCTGCGTCGGCACCGACTCGCACACCACCATGGTCAACGGCCTGGGCGTGCTGGGCTGGGGCGTCGGCGGCATCGAGGCCGAGGCCGCCATGCTCGGCCAGCCGGTGTCGATGCTCATCCCGCGCGTGGTCGGCTTCAAGCTCACGGGCGACATCCCGGCGGGCGTCACCGCGACCGACGTGGTCCTCACGATCACCGACATGCTCCGCAAGCACGGCGTCGTCGGCAAGTTCGTGGAGTTCTACGGCGAGGGCGTCGCGTCGGTGCCGCTGGCCAACCGCGCCACGATCGGCAACATGAGCCCCGAGTTCGGCTCGACGGCCGCCATGTTCCCGATCGACGACGTCACGCTCGACTACCTGCGCCTGACCGGCCGCGACGAGCAGACCGTCGCGCTCGTCGAGGCGTACGCCAAGGAGCAGCACCTCTGGCACGACCCCTCGCGCGAGCTCGTCTTCAGCGAGTACATGGAGCTCGACCTCTCGACGGTCGTCCCCTCGATCGCCGGCCCGAAGCGCCCGCAGGACCGCATCCTGCTGTCGGAGGCCAAGTCGCAGTTCGAGAAGGACATCGTCAGCTACGCGTCGATCCCCGAGGACTCGGTCGAGGTCGAGGGCACGTTCCCCGCTTCCGACCCCGGCACGACCCCGGGCGTCGAGCGCGAGCACATGCCGTCCAACGGCGTCTCGCACCAGCACGACGAGGAGCACACGCACCAGCACGTCGAGTCGACGCTCGTCGCCAGCGGTGCCCCGCACATCGCCTCGAAGCCGGTGAAGGTCACCACGCCCGAGGGCGAGTCGTACCTGCTCGACAACGGCGCGGTCACGCTCGCCGCGATCACGTCGTGCACCAACACGTCGAACCCGTCGGTCATGATCGCCGCCGGCCTCCTCGCCCGCAAGGCGCGCGAGAAGGGCCTCAAGCGCAAGCCGTGGGTCAAGACGACGCTCGGCCCCGGCTCGAAGGTCGTCACCGACTACTACGAGAAGTCGGGCCTCGACAAGGACCTCGAGGGCCTCGGCTTCTACACGGTCGGCTACGGCTGCACCATCTGCATCGGCAACTCGGGCCCGCTGATCGACGAGGTCTCGGCCGCCATCAACGAGAACGACCTGGCCGTCACGGCCGTCCTCTCGGGCAACCGCAACTTCGAGGGCCGCATCAGCCCCGACGTGAAGATGAACTACCTCGCCTCGCCGCCGCTCGTCGTGGCGTACGCGCTGGCCGGCTCGATGAACTTCGACTTCGAGACCGACCCGCTGGGCACCGACGCGGACGGCAACGACGTGTTCCTCAAGGACGTCTGGCCGTCGCCGGACGAGGTGCAGGAGATCATCGACTCGTCGATCTCGCGCGACCAGTTCATCAAGCAGTACGCCACCGTCTTCGACGGCGACGAGCGCTGGAAGAACCTGCCCACGCCGAGCGGCCCCGTCTTCGAGTGGGACGAGAACTCGACCTACGTGCGCAAGGCGCCGTACTTCGACGGCATGACGATGGAGCTGACCCCGGTCACCGACATCACGGGCGCGCGCGTGCTGGCCACGCTGGGCGACTCGGTCACGACCGACCACATCAGCCCCGCGGGCTCGATCAAGGCCGGCACCCCGGCCGCGCAGTACCTGATGGAGCACGGCGTCGCCCAGCGCGACTTCAACTCCTACGGCTCGCGCCGCGGCAACCACGAGGTGATGATCCGCGGCACGTTCGCGAACATCCGCCTGAAGAACGCGCTGGTCAAGGCCGTCAACGACGGTCAGCAGATCGAGGGCGGCTTCACGCGCGACTTCACCCAGCCCGAGGGTCCGCAGGCCTACATCTACGACGCGTCGCAGAACTACCAGGCCCAGGACATCCCGCTCGTCATCTTCGGCGGCAAGGAGTACGGCTCGGGCTCGTCGCGCGACTGGGCGGCCAAGGGCACGCGCCTGCTGGGCGTGAAGGCGGTCATCACCGAGAGCTTCGAGCGCATCCACCGCTCGAACCTCATCGGCATGGGCGTCGTCCCGCTGCAGTTCCCGGCCGGCGAGAGCTGGGAGTCGCTCGGCCTCGACGGCACCGAGATCGTCTCGATCCATGGCCTCGAGCAGCTGAACGAGGGCATCACGCCCAAGACGGTGCGCGTCACGGCCGAGCCGAGCGAGCACTCGCCCGCCGGCAAGCAGACGATCGAGTTCGACGCGGTCGTCCGCATCGACACCCCCGGTGAGGCGGACTACTACCGCAACGGCGGCATCCTGCAGTACGTGCTGCGCAGCCTGGTCTGA
- a CDS encoding DUF3159 domain-containing protein — MSEPEPPRESGSRDLTPPPAPSELLGEALGQAARRAGLDPAAEASTGRVVWHAMGGFRGVLESVLPSLAFLVVYTFWPEPLWLSLVASVGLAAVFTILRFAQRSTPAAALGGLIAAAVAAALALLTGQGEQNFLPGLITNVVYGTAILVSALVGWSIIGLAGGFLMGEGTAWREDRRKRRVYFWLAIAWAALFYARLAVQLPLYFAGDVQVLGAAKLIMGLPLFAPLVAVTWLTVRSLYPRGDSADRA; from the coding sequence GTGAGCGAGCCCGAGCCGCCGCGCGAGTCGGGCTCTCGCGACCTGACGCCGCCACCGGCGCCCTCCGAGCTGCTCGGCGAGGCGCTCGGCCAGGCGGCGCGCCGTGCGGGACTCGATCCGGCCGCCGAGGCCAGCACGGGGCGCGTGGTGTGGCATGCGATGGGCGGATTCCGCGGCGTGCTCGAGTCGGTGCTGCCCAGCCTCGCGTTCCTCGTCGTCTACACCTTCTGGCCGGAGCCGCTGTGGCTCTCGCTCGTCGCCTCCGTGGGCCTGGCCGCGGTGTTCACGATCCTGCGGTTCGCGCAGCGGTCGACGCCGGCCGCGGCGCTCGGGGGCCTGATCGCCGCCGCCGTGGCCGCCGCCCTCGCCCTGCTGACGGGGCAGGGGGAGCAGAACTTCCTGCCGGGCCTGATCACCAACGTCGTCTACGGCACGGCGATCCTCGTGTCGGCGCTGGTGGGGTGGTCGATCATCGGCCTCGCGGGCGGCTTCCTCATGGGCGAGGGCACCGCGTGGCGCGAGGATCGGCGCAAGCGCCGCGTGTACTTCTGGCTCGCGATCGCGTGGGCGGCGCTGTTCTACGCGCGCCTGGCCGTGCAGCTGCCGCTGTACTTCGCCGGCGACGTGCAGGTGCTCGGCGCCGCCAAGCTCATCATGGGGCTGCCGCTGTTCGCGCCGCTCGTCGCGGTCACCTGGCTCACCGTCCGCTCCCTCTACCCGCGCGGCGATTCGGCGGATCGTGCATAA